The following are from one region of the Shinella sp. PSBB067 genome:
- a CDS encoding LysR family transcriptional regulator has protein sequence MELRHLRYFVALAEELHFARAAERLNIAPPTLTVQIQEIERSLSARLLHRTKRSVALTPAGEIFLAEARNVLDQYAKAESVGRRAGRGEIGRVEIGYVGSAAYAGVLQYQMSAFSERWPGVQLNAREFPMDALPHLIADGTVDIGFVRMPVAMPRSLRMHTLLRDYFCLAAPSSLYRDIKGDVRAARLSGASFIAPEQESGTYEVAKRGGFKPDIVAAPGSLLAVLTHVSLGAGVAVIPSVVRNVVTLPGVTFHRIAGEPVFSEVAAVFRSSESSPTVKHFVQQLHNTPPRQISPLEW, from the coding sequence ATGGAGCTTCGGCATCTTCGCTATTTCGTCGCGCTTGCCGAGGAGCTGCATTTTGCGCGCGCGGCCGAGCGGCTGAACATCGCGCCTCCGACCCTCACCGTGCAGATCCAGGAGATCGAGCGAAGCCTGTCGGCACGCCTGTTGCACCGCACCAAGCGCTCCGTGGCGCTGACGCCGGCCGGCGAGATTTTCCTGGCCGAGGCGCGCAATGTACTGGACCAGTACGCGAAGGCGGAAAGCGTGGGCCGACGCGCCGGACGCGGCGAGATCGGGCGGGTCGAGATCGGCTATGTCGGATCGGCGGCCTATGCCGGTGTTCTTCAGTATCAGATGAGCGCCTTCTCGGAACGGTGGCCGGGTGTCCAGCTCAACGCCCGCGAGTTTCCCATGGACGCGTTGCCGCACCTGATCGCTGACGGCACGGTCGATATCGGTTTTGTCCGGATGCCGGTCGCGATGCCGCGGTCGCTGCGAATGCATACGCTTCTCAGGGACTACTTCTGCCTTGCAGCGCCCTCCTCGCTCTATCGCGACATCAAGGGCGACGTCCGCGCGGCCCGCCTGTCGGGCGCTTCGTTCATCGCGCCCGAGCAGGAGTCCGGGACCTACGAAGTCGCCAAACGCGGGGGCTTCAAACCCGATATCGTCGCCGCGCCCGGCAGCCTCCTGGCCGTCCTCACCCACGTCTCGCTTGGCGCGGGCGTGGCAGTCATCCCGAGCGTGGTGCGGAATGTCGTGACCTTGCCGGGGGTTACATTCCATCGCATCGCCGGAGAGCCCGTTTTTTCGGAAGTCGCGGCGGTCTTTCGCTCCAGCGAAAGCTCCCCGACGGTGAAGCATTTTGTCCAGCAGCTTCACAACACTCCGCCACGACAGATCAGCCCGCTTGAATGGTAA
- a CDS encoding AI-2E family transporter codes for MLGAARQSGAALISPISAARWLLVLIVFAGIYFFHGFVVPVLAALVIAFASWPLYVRLLAQVNGNRTLAASIAILLILAFIVGPIVIASTYALHEIRDWIGWAVETNRTGAPTPEWIGALPVIGGWLDMQWTRFLDHPGAIGELTQIVSGANIGNIYRVALAAGGKAFNLLLAMLFMLIALFFIYRDGQSFAGQVDRLGERILPMRWERISRIVPATISSTVTGMTLIAIGEGIVLGVAYWIAGVPSAVTLGVLTGVMALFPGGAPLSFTLVSLYLVSSGSPVAGLALFAWGSVELFIVDKTLRPRLVGGPIKLPFLPTFFGLIGGVKTMGFLGLFIGPVLMALLVAIWREWIREVEATEPAPPILLDHHTEPPDQERNVG; via the coding sequence CTGCTGGGCGCGGCGCGCCAGAGCGGCGCGGCGCTCATATCCCCGATCTCGGCGGCGCGCTGGCTCCTCGTGCTCATCGTCTTCGCCGGCATCTATTTCTTCCACGGCTTCGTCGTGCCGGTGCTCGCCGCCTTGGTCATCGCCTTTGCGAGCTGGCCGCTCTATGTGCGCCTGCTGGCGCAGGTGAACGGCAACCGCACGCTTGCCGCCTCCATCGCCATCCTGCTCATCCTCGCCTTCATCGTCGGGCCGATCGTGATCGCCTCGACCTATGCGCTGCACGAGATCCGCGACTGGATCGGCTGGGCGGTCGAGACGAACCGCACCGGCGCGCCGACGCCGGAATGGATCGGCGCCCTGCCGGTCATCGGCGGCTGGCTCGACATGCAGTGGACGCGCTTCCTCGATCATCCCGGCGCGATCGGCGAGCTGACGCAGATCGTCAGCGGCGCCAATATCGGCAATATCTACCGCGTCGCGCTGGCGGCCGGCGGCAAGGCGTTCAACCTGCTGCTCGCCATGCTCTTCATGCTGATCGCGCTCTTCTTCATCTATCGCGACGGCCAGTCCTTCGCCGGCCAGGTGGACCGGCTCGGCGAGCGAATCCTGCCGATGCGCTGGGAGCGCATCTCCCGCATCGTGCCGGCGACGATCAGCTCGACCGTCACGGGCATGACGCTGATCGCCATCGGCGAGGGCATCGTCCTCGGCGTCGCCTACTGGATCGCCGGCGTTCCGTCGGCCGTCACGCTCGGCGTGCTGACGGGCGTCATGGCGCTGTTTCCCGGCGGCGCGCCGCTCTCCTTCACGCTGGTGTCGCTCTATCTCGTGTCCAGCGGCTCGCCGGTGGCGGGCCTCGCCCTCTTCGCCTGGGGCTCGGTGGAGCTCTTCATCGTTGACAAGACGCTGCGCCCGCGTCTCGTCGGCGGCCCGATCAAGCTGCCCTTCCTGCCCACCTTCTTCGGCCTGATCGGCGGCGTGAAGACCATGGGCTTCCTCGGCCTGTTCATCGGCCCAGTCCTCATGGCCCTGCTCGTCGCCATCTGGCGCGAATGGATCCGCGAGGTCGAAGCGACCGAGCCCGCACCGCCGATCCTTCTCGACCATCATACAGAACCGCCCGACCAGGAACGCAACGTCGGCTGA
- a CDS encoding long-chain fatty acid--CoA ligase, with translation MSVSQMHPSTAPSGRFWLASYPDGMAPEIAPLRHTSIGALVESCCAEFADRPAFTSMGKTLTFRDFDAASARVAAWLQARGLEKGDRVAVMMPNILQNPVIIFGILRAGLVVVNVNPLYTPRELEHQLKDAGAKALFVLENFAGTVAQVAPRTALKHVVVATMGDMLGLKGLIVNLVVRKVKKLVPAWSLPGHVPFRQVMAEGARSTARPVSIAPGDTAFLQYTGGTTGVSKGATLTHANLLSNMEQIKLWIEPTFTIKKRPEQLVFVCALPLYHIFALTVNGLMGIALGGHNVLIANPRDIPAFVKELAKYRVHIFPGLNTLFNALMNNPDFSRLDLSELVLTLGGGMAVQRPVAERWQSITGCAITEGYGLSETSPVATANRFDKPEFTGTIGLPLPSTDVEIRDDDGKTLALGEVGEICIRGPQVMAGYWQRPDETAKVMTPDGFFRSGDIGFMTVQGYTKIVDRKKDMILVSGFNVFPNEVEEVAMSHPGILECAAIGVPDEHSGEAVKLFVVKKDPALTEADVKAHCAASLTNYKRPKFVEFRTELPKSNVGKILRKDLRG, from the coding sequence ATGTCGGTCTCACAGATGCACCCGTCCACCGCGCCGTCCGGCCGCTTCTGGCTCGCCTCCTATCCGGACGGCATGGCGCCGGAGATCGCGCCGCTGCGCCACACCTCCATCGGCGCGCTCGTGGAAAGCTGCTGCGCCGAGTTCGCCGACCGCCCGGCCTTCACCAGCATGGGCAAGACGCTGACCTTCCGTGATTTCGACGCGGCTTCCGCAAGGGTCGCGGCCTGGCTGCAGGCGCGCGGGCTGGAAAAGGGCGACCGTGTCGCCGTGATGATGCCGAACATATTGCAGAACCCGGTTATCATCTTCGGCATCCTGCGCGCCGGCCTCGTCGTGGTGAACGTCAATCCGCTCTATACGCCGCGCGAGCTGGAGCACCAGCTCAAGGACGCAGGCGCCAAGGCGCTGTTCGTGCTGGAGAATTTCGCCGGAACCGTGGCGCAGGTCGCCCCACGCACGGCGTTGAAGCATGTCGTGGTCGCCACGATGGGCGACATGCTCGGCCTGAAGGGCCTGATCGTCAACCTCGTCGTGCGCAAGGTGAAGAAGCTCGTGCCGGCCTGGTCGCTGCCGGGCCACGTTCCCTTCCGCCAGGTCATGGCCGAGGGCGCGCGCAGCACCGCAAGGCCCGTCAGCATCGCGCCCGGCGACACGGCCTTCCTGCAATATACCGGCGGCACGACGGGCGTTTCCAAGGGCGCCACCCTCACCCATGCGAACCTGCTCTCCAACATGGAGCAGATCAAGCTGTGGATCGAGCCGACCTTCACGATCAAGAAGCGGCCGGAACAGCTCGTCTTCGTCTGCGCGCTGCCGCTCTACCACATCTTCGCGCTGACGGTGAACGGGCTGATGGGCATCGCGCTCGGCGGCCACAACGTGCTGATCGCCAATCCGCGCGACATTCCCGCCTTCGTGAAGGAACTGGCGAAGTACCGCGTCCATATCTTCCCCGGCCTCAACACGCTGTTCAACGCGCTGATGAACAATCCGGACTTCTCCAGGCTCGACCTTTCCGAGCTCGTGCTGACGCTCGGCGGCGGCATGGCCGTGCAGCGCCCGGTCGCAGAGCGCTGGCAGAGCATCACGGGCTGCGCGATCACCGAGGGCTACGGGCTTTCGGAGACCTCGCCGGTGGCGACCGCCAACCGCTTCGACAAGCCGGAATTCACCGGCACCATCGGCCTGCCGCTGCCCTCGACCGACGTCGAGATCCGCGACGACGACGGCAAGACGCTGGCGCTCGGCGAGGTCGGCGAAATCTGCATCCGCGGCCCGCAGGTGATGGCCGGCTACTGGCAGCGCCCGGACGAGACGGCGAAGGTGATGACGCCGGACGGCTTCTTCCGCTCCGGCGACATCGGCTTCATGACGGTGCAGGGCTATACCAAGATCGTCGACCGCAAGAAGGACATGATCCTCGTCTCCGGCTTCAACGTCTTCCCCAACGAGGTGGAGGAGGTGGCGATGTCGCATCCCGGCATCCTGGAATGCGCGGCGATCGGCGTGCCGGACGAGCATTCCGGCGAGGCGGTCAAGCTCTTCGTCGTGAAGAAGGACCCGGCGCTGACGGAGGCGGACGTGAAGGCCCATTGCGCGGCAAGCCTCACCAACTACAAGCGGCCGAAATTCGTCGAATTCCGCACCGAACTGCCGAAATCCAACGTCGGCAAGATCCTGCGCAAGGACCTCCGAGGCTGA
- a CDS encoding FCD domain-containing protein: MDDNTAKDESAAEKTARHIEMLILEGSLSPGDHLLPERELAQRLDVSRPTLRQAIRILEDRGLILSRDGSRSIAPLGTTITDPLMDLMAHSDVVDDYLEFRATTEKMAAQLAARRANDVDRAQLKRCMERIDEAHERGSQQDEGDADVDLHIAVYEASHNLVVLHVMRALSGMLRRGVIENREKLFQRPETRDALRAQHRAIYEGVMAGDAEAAGQAAEAHIHYTHRALKEVNAAEARLGISLRRIGGGSVAASRRR, translated from the coding sequence GTGGACGATAATACTGCCAAGGACGAGAGCGCGGCGGAGAAGACCGCGCGGCATATCGAAATGCTGATTCTCGAGGGCTCCCTCAGCCCCGGCGACCATCTTCTGCCCGAGCGCGAACTGGCCCAGCGCCTCGATGTGTCGCGGCCGACGCTTCGGCAGGCGATCAGGATCCTTGAGGACCGCGGGCTGATCTTGTCCAGGGACGGAAGCCGCTCCATCGCTCCGCTGGGCACCACGATCACCGATCCGCTCATGGACCTGATGGCCCATTCCGACGTGGTGGACGACTATCTCGAGTTTCGGGCCACCACGGAGAAGATGGCCGCGCAACTGGCCGCCAGGCGTGCGAACGACGTGGACCGCGCGCAGTTGAAGCGCTGCATGGAGCGTATCGACGAGGCGCATGAACGCGGTTCGCAGCAGGACGAGGGCGATGCGGACGTCGATCTGCATATCGCCGTCTACGAGGCGAGCCACAACCTCGTCGTGCTGCACGTCATGCGCGCCCTTTCGGGCATGCTGCGGCGCGGCGTGATCGAGAACCGTGAGAAGCTTTTCCAGCGTCCCGAGACGCGCGATGCCCTGCGGGCGCAGCACAGGGCGATCTACGAGGGCGTGATGGCGGGCGATGCGGAAGCCGCGGGACAGGCGGCCGAAGCGCATATCCACTACACGCACCGGGCGCTCAAGGAGGTCAACGCAGCCGAAGCAAGGCTGGGGATTTCCCTGCGCCGCATCGGCGGCGGCAGCGTCGCTGCCTCCCGTCGCCGCTGA
- a CDS encoding cytochrome-c peroxidase: MKIQFRLLIAFWAVGLSVILAASLYEAARGRDAVRLVRLATLEERAFEQRRQALLAAFPGEPSDQDLAILAAAYRQPVEAFPPMRLFPGIEAREFAPLPIPPRPKGKDLEKARLGFKLFTDPLLSRSGQIACQSCHNRELGWGDGLQTSFGHDRAKGKRNAPPLFNAGLRSPLFWDGRADTLEDQALLPLTDQREMANHDLATVVERIGARPDYRDAFRSVYNVSSPAIEDVTDAIAAFQRTLEEPTGLDRFLSGRHDALNDEQIWGMHIFRTKGGCANCHNGPLLTDNKFHNLGLSLLGRPREDVGRYAVTDRLLDVGRFRTPSLRHVSRTAPYMHNGIIRDLRRTVIFYQVGGGRTRPRTESEEANPLMPYAGMTSPFLEPFPLTQRERRALVAFLEAL, from the coding sequence ATGAAGATACAGTTCAGATTGCTCATCGCCTTCTGGGCGGTCGGCCTCTCGGTCATCCTGGCAGCCTCGCTCTACGAGGCCGCCAGGGGGCGGGATGCGGTTCGCCTGGTGCGACTTGCGACATTGGAAGAACGGGCATTCGAGCAGCGCCGGCAAGCGCTGCTCGCCGCGTTCCCGGGAGAGCCGTCCGATCAGGACCTTGCGATCCTTGCGGCGGCCTACCGGCAGCCGGTCGAGGCGTTTCCGCCCATGCGGCTTTTCCCGGGGATCGAGGCGCGGGAGTTCGCGCCGCTACCCATCCCGCCGCGGCCGAAGGGCAAGGACCTCGAAAAGGCGCGGCTCGGATTCAAGCTCTTCACCGATCCCCTCCTGTCCCGGTCCGGGCAGATCGCCTGCCAGAGCTGTCACAATCGCGAGCTTGGATGGGGCGACGGCCTGCAGACCTCCTTCGGCCATGACCGCGCGAAGGGCAAGCGCAACGCCCCGCCCCTCTTCAACGCCGGCCTGCGCTCGCCGCTCTTCTGGGACGGCCGGGCGGACACGCTCGAAGACCAGGCGCTCCTGCCGCTGACGGACCAGCGCGAAATGGCGAACCACGACCTTGCCACCGTGGTCGAACGCATCGGCGCGCGGCCGGATTATCGGGACGCGTTTCGCTCGGTCTACAACGTATCCAGCCCGGCGATCGAGGACGTGACCGATGCGATCGCGGCCTTCCAGCGGACGCTGGAGGAGCCGACCGGCCTCGACCGGTTCCTGTCGGGCCGGCATGACGCGCTGAATGACGAGCAGATCTGGGGCATGCATATCTTCCGGACGAAGGGCGGCTGCGCGAACTGTCACAACGGTCCGCTGCTGACCGACAACAAGTTCCACAATCTCGGCCTTTCCCTGCTCGGCCGCCCGCGCGAGGATGTCGGCCGCTATGCCGTCACCGACAGGCTGCTGGATGTCGGGCGCTTCCGGACACCCAGCCTGCGCCATGTCTCGCGGACCGCGCCCTACATGCACAACGGGATCATCCGCGACCTCAGACGCACCGTCATCTTCTATCAGGTCGGCGGCGGGCGGACGCGCCCGCGCACCGAAAGCGAAGAGGCCAATCCGCTGATGCCCTATGCCGGCATGACATCGCCGTTCCTCGAGCCCTTCCCGCTGACGCAGCGCGAGAGGCGGGCGCTGGTGGCGTTCCTCGAGGCGCTCTGA
- a CDS encoding alpha-hydroxy acid oxidase, producing MRLSNCHNFHDFRRLAKRRLPGPIFNYIDGAAEDEVTYRRNTAAFENCDLLPNVLRGVDAVDLSVTVMGQKLAMPVYCSPTALQRLFHHEGERAVAAAAGRFGTMFGVSSLGTISLEEARRISQSPQVYQFYFHRDRGLNREMMARAKQAGVEVMMLTVDSITGGNRERDKRTGFAIPFRLNLAGVAQFAVKPGWALNYFMHEKFRLPQLDSHVDMGSGTMSISRYFTEMLDPAMNWDDVEEMVRHWGGHFCLKGIMTVEDARRAADIGCTGIVLSNHGGRQLDGSRSGFDQLAEIVDAVGDRIDVMMDGGVQRGTHVLKALSLGAKAVGLGRYYLFPLAAAGQAGVERALEQMRTEIERDMRLMGCASVAQLTRENLRFRA from the coding sequence ATGCGTTTGAGCAACTGTCACAATTTCCACGACTTCCGGCGCCTGGCGAAGCGTCGCCTGCCGGGACCGATCTTCAACTACATCGACGGCGCCGCCGAGGACGAGGTGACCTACCGCCGCAACACCGCCGCCTTCGAGAACTGCGACCTTCTGCCGAACGTGCTGCGCGGCGTCGATGCCGTCGATCTCTCCGTAACGGTGATGGGCCAGAAGCTCGCCATGCCCGTCTACTGTTCGCCGACCGCGCTGCAGCGCCTGTTCCACCACGAGGGCGAGCGCGCGGTGGCGGCGGCGGCCGGCAGGTTCGGCACGATGTTCGGCGTCTCCTCGCTCGGCACGATCAGCCTGGAGGAGGCCCGACGCATCAGCCAGAGCCCGCAGGTCTACCAGTTCTATTTCCACAGGGATCGCGGCCTGAACCGCGAGATGATGGCGCGGGCCAAGCAGGCCGGCGTCGAGGTGATGATGCTGACCGTCGACAGCATCACCGGGGGAAACCGCGAGCGCGACAAGCGCACCGGCTTTGCCATTCCCTTCAGGCTCAACCTTGCCGGCGTCGCCCAGTTCGCGGTCAAGCCCGGCTGGGCGCTCAACTATTTCATGCACGAGAAGTTCAGGCTGCCGCAGCTCGACAGCCATGTCGACATGGGCAGCGGCACGATGTCGATCAGCCGCTACTTCACCGAAATGCTCGACCCGGCGATGAACTGGGACGACGTTGAAGAAATGGTGCGCCACTGGGGCGGCCATTTCTGCCTGAAGGGCATCATGACGGTCGAGGATGCCCGCCGCGCCGCCGATATCGGCTGCACGGGCATCGTGCTGTCCAACCACGGCGGACGCCAGCTCGACGGCTCGCGCAGCGGCTTCGACCAGCTTGCGGAGATCGTCGATGCCGTGGGCGACCGGATCGACGTGATGATGGATGGCGGCGTCCAGCGCGGCACCCATGTCCTCAAGGCCCTCTCGCTCGGCGCGAAGGCCGTGGGTCTCGGCCGTTACTATCTCTTCCCGCTTGCCGCCGCCGGCCAGGCCGGCGTCGAGCGCGCGCTCGAGCAGATGCGCACGGAGATCGAGCGGGACATGCGGCTGATGGGCTGCGCGTCCGTCGCACAGCTCACGCGCGAGAACCTGCGGTTTCGCGCGTGA
- a CDS encoding L-lactate permease: protein MTWNQIYDPLGNMTLSTLLAVLPIAVLLGGIGIFHMKAHIAALLGLAVALGVAIIGFGMPAQMAGATAVYGAAFGLLPIGWIILNVIFLYRLTEQTGQFNVLRDSIAGITPDKRLQLLFIAFSFGAFFEGAAGFGTPVAVTAAMLMGLGFAPLPAAGLSLIANTAPVAYGALGTPVIALSAVTGIDLLQLSGMIGRQLPFFSVIVPFWLIWAFAGRRGMMEVWPALLVAGASFAVPQFLVSNFHGPWLVDVVAAICSMGALAGFLRIWQPKRIWTSTGKDNEDAAAPVQVKHSHSTGTVFKAWLPWLILSLFVFLWGTPQFRAWLDALWVWKVPVPYLHNLVFKVPPVVAEAHAEAAVYTLNLLSATGTGIVLSAILAGFVLGFSPARLIKAYLQTAYVVRYSLLTIAAMLALGYVTRYSGTDATLGLAFAQTGWVYPFFGAMLGWLGVALTGSDTSSNVLFGGLQKITAEQLGLSPVLMAASNSAGGVMGKMIDAQSIVVASTATQWYGHESKILRYVFVHSIALASLIGILVMLQAYVWPFTLMVPAEVIPAVTH, encoded by the coding sequence ATGACCTGGAATCAAATCTACGATCCGTTGGGCAACATGACATTGTCCACGCTGCTGGCGGTCCTGCCGATCGCCGTCCTGCTGGGCGGCATCGGCATTTTCCACATGAAGGCGCATATCGCGGCGTTGCTCGGCCTTGCCGTCGCGCTCGGCGTTGCCATCATCGGCTTCGGCATGCCGGCGCAGATGGCCGGTGCCACCGCCGTCTACGGTGCCGCCTTCGGCCTGCTGCCGATCGGCTGGATCATCCTCAACGTCATCTTCCTCTACCGGCTCACCGAGCAGACGGGGCAGTTCAACGTCCTGCGCGATTCGATTGCCGGCATCACGCCGGACAAGCGCCTGCAACTGCTGTTCATCGCCTTTTCCTTCGGCGCCTTCTTCGAGGGCGCGGCGGGCTTCGGCACGCCCGTGGCCGTGACGGCCGCCATGCTGATGGGGCTCGGTTTCGCGCCGCTTCCGGCAGCCGGGCTTTCGCTCATCGCCAACACGGCACCCGTCGCCTATGGCGCGCTCGGCACGCCCGTCATCGCGCTTTCCGCCGTCACCGGCATCGACCTGCTGCAGCTTTCCGGCATGATCGGCCGTCAGCTTCCCTTCTTCTCCGTCATCGTGCCGTTCTGGCTGATCTGGGCCTTCGCGGGCCGCAGGGGCATGATGGAGGTCTGGCCGGCCCTGTTGGTCGCAGGCGCCTCCTTCGCGGTCCCGCAATTCCTCGTCTCCAATTTCCATGGCCCCTGGCTGGTGGACGTGGTGGCGGCGATCTGCTCGATGGGCGCGCTCGCAGGCTTCCTGCGCATATGGCAGCCGAAACGTATCTGGACCTCGACGGGGAAGGACAACGAGGACGCCGCAGCGCCCGTGCAGGTCAAGCACAGCCATTCGACCGGAACGGTGTTCAAGGCCTGGCTGCCCTGGCTCATCCTGTCGCTGTTCGTCTTCCTCTGGGGCACGCCGCAGTTCCGCGCCTGGCTCGACGCGCTCTGGGTCTGGAAGGTGCCGGTCCCCTATCTGCACAACCTTGTGTTCAAGGTTCCGCCGGTCGTGGCCGAGGCGCATGCGGAAGCTGCCGTCTACACGCTGAACCTGCTCTCGGCGACCGGCACGGGCATCGTGCTCTCGGCGATCCTCGCAGGCTTCGTGCTGGGCTTCAGCCCGGCAAGGCTGATAAAGGCATACCTGCAAACGGCTTATGTCGTGCGCTATTCCCTCCTCACCATCGCCGCCATGCTGGCTCTCGGCTATGTCACCCGTTATTCCGGCACCGATGCGACGCTGGGGCTCGCCTTCGCGCAGACCGGCTGGGTCTATCCGTTCTTCGGCGCCATGCTCGGCTGGCTGGGCGTGGCCCTGACGGGGTCCGACACGTCGTCGAACGTGCTCTTCGGGGGATTGCAGAAGATCACCGCCGAGCAGCTCGGACTCTCGCCCGTGCTGATGGCGGCGTCCAACTCCGCCGGCGGCGTGATGGGCAAGATGATCGACGCGCAGTCCATCGTCGTCGCCTCGACGGCCACGCAATGGTACGGGCATGAATCGAAGATCCTGCGCTACGTCTTCGTCCACTCGATCGCGCTGGCCAGCCTGATCGGCATCCTCGTGATGCTGCAGGCCTATGTGTGGCCTTTCACGCTCATGGTGCCGGCCGAGGTCATCCCCGCCGTCACCCACTAG
- a CDS encoding MFS transporter — MTVLDTNVVAVVLPTIAREFGASFAEVEWVVSTYVLCFASLLLPAGSIADRYGRRKIYLAGIVAFALSSWLCGAATTAAYLYLARAVQGASAAFMLAPALAIIGHTFHSDSDRNRAWSIWGGIMGLTMVLSPIIGGVIAHTLGWRWAFYINIPICLALGAVVFVVIGESRDDNARRLDPLGIVAFTGAMFGLTWGLINGQAHGWTSPVAMAGFLGGAVALAGFLLAEKAQQRPMLDLRLFGNPRFVGGVWAMFAYAACAQVMASMLPLYLQNGLGRTALEAGFSMLPFALAMLVFPHLGRVLSNRLSSREILAIGLFVVGVGSFITAWGANSAHWVTVMCGMLVLGSGGGLLNGETQKAIMSVVPRERAGMASGISTTSRFSGILLGFAVLSGILATAVRANLSSAGCGNGACPPEFAEAVVAGDVRNAVAGLDTASHAASIARALEAYSHGFSAALLTSGILAIVSALAVLRLMRRPVAVAVTSQ, encoded by the coding sequence ATGACGGTGCTGGACACCAATGTCGTGGCGGTGGTGCTGCCGACGATCGCGCGGGAGTTCGGTGCGAGTTTTGCCGAAGTCGAGTGGGTGGTCAGCACCTATGTCCTCTGTTTCGCATCGCTGCTTCTGCCCGCCGGATCCATCGCGGATCGGTATGGGCGGCGGAAAATCTATCTGGCGGGCATCGTGGCGTTCGCGCTTTCGTCCTGGCTTTGCGGAGCGGCCACGACGGCGGCATATCTGTATCTGGCGCGCGCGGTGCAAGGCGCCAGCGCGGCCTTCATGCTGGCACCCGCCTTGGCGATCATCGGCCATACGTTTCATTCCGACAGTGACCGCAACCGCGCCTGGTCCATCTGGGGCGGTATAATGGGACTGACGATGGTGCTGTCCCCGATCATAGGCGGCGTCATCGCCCACACTTTGGGGTGGCGGTGGGCGTTCTACATCAACATTCCCATCTGCCTCGCGCTTGGGGCCGTCGTGTTCGTCGTGATCGGCGAATCCAGGGACGATAACGCGCGGCGCCTGGACCCGCTGGGGATCGTGGCCTTTACGGGGGCGATGTTCGGATTGACATGGGGGCTGATCAACGGCCAGGCGCATGGATGGACGTCGCCGGTTGCCATGGCCGGCTTCCTCGGCGGCGCCGTGGCGCTGGCGGGCTTCCTGCTTGCCGAGAAGGCCCAGCAGAGACCCATGCTCGATCTTCGCCTGTTTGGAAATCCCCGCTTCGTCGGCGGTGTATGGGCGATGTTCGCCTATGCGGCCTGTGCGCAGGTCATGGCGTCGATGCTGCCGCTGTATCTCCAGAACGGCCTGGGCCGGACGGCGCTGGAAGCCGGTTTTTCCATGCTTCCGTTCGCCTTGGCCATGCTGGTCTTTCCGCATCTTGGACGCGTTCTGTCCAATAGGCTGTCTTCCCGCGAGATCCTGGCGATCGGGCTGTTCGTCGTTGGCGTCGGAAGCTTCATCACGGCATGGGGAGCGAACAGCGCCCATTGGGTCACCGTGATGTGCGGCATGCTCGTGCTGGGAAGCGGCGGCGGCCTACTCAACGGCGAAACGCAAAAAGCGATCATGAGCGTCGTTCCCCGGGAGCGGGCCGGCATGGCGTCGGGAATCAGCACGACGTCGCGGTTTTCGGGAATATTGCTCGGCTTTGCCGTTCTAAGTGGAATACTGGCGACTGCGGTCCGCGCCAATCTGTCGTCCGCCGGCTGCGGGAATGGGGCGTGCCCGCCGGAATTTGCCGAAGCGGTCGTCGCAGGAGACGTGCGGAACGCTGTTGCCGGCTTGGATACGGCGTCGCATGCCGCATCCATTGCCCGCGCCCTCGAAGCCTATTCCCATGGATTCTCCGCCGCGCTTCTCACGTCGGGGATTCTTGCAATCGTCTCGGCGTTGGCTGTCCTGAGGCTCATGCGGCGGCCGGTTGCCGTCGCCGTAACGTCGCAGTGA